The stretch of DNA CGATTCTCCGGGGTTACTCGCGGAGGAATCAAGGCATGGCACCTCGCCGTACCGGTTCCTCCGGCCCTGcatcttgggggggggggggggggcttctcTGGCGATCCCAAAAATTCCGTCACGGTCTGCCGTGCCGTGGAGATCGTCGGACCCCGTAATGGGGTCAGGGCTTCTGACGTCAACGGCGGGAGCGGATGCTCTTGCTATGGAACTGTTCGATTGAATGCCTGACTGGAATTCGGCGCCTGGGAGAAGACGTGGTTGTTCAGCAGTCCGCCAGGTACTGTGAACTGTCCTTTCCACGCCTCCGTCGTTTCTTGCTTGCTCGGCAGGAGCGCGCCTTGCCTTCTATTACTAGTAACTCATGACCGTTTTCCTACTTTTGGGAATCAGCAATTCATCATTGAGTTGTAGTGTACATTCCATTCTCTGCCTACTTGGCTACTTTCATAGGGAAAAAAGAACATGCTTGGAAGTATGGCCCATATACGAACTGTTTAGCTTAAGCAGAACTCATGCGAGAAGGCCGTATTTTGACATGTGTACAAATACCATTTTATATCACAGAAAAGGCAATCGGGCGAATTTGCTGTATAAGTATGAGATGAAACATTTGCATCACAAATGCCAATGTTTTAACTGGACAGCATTACCAGTATGCAGTGCTTTGTACTTTGGCAGCCCATTTCTGCCATCTAGTTGACAATCGCAATGCATTACCAGCGTACAATTAAAACCATATGAGTACACCACAGGTATAGAATACGTGGTTCAGTAGCATATCTTTGGTCTCAGTCGCCATTGTTTGACTAACTAGGTTTTCATGTGGCCATTCCATAGAGTATCCTTCCCTTCCATCCCAGTAGCAGCCATTGATCATCTTCGTTGATGACGAAATCTTTATGATATTGTTTCACCATAGCTCTTGTTCCTTCCACGGTGTCCGGATTCAGTTGTAACTGCTCAAAGCCTGCCTTCTTGTTTCGTAGCTTCCACTTCTTGTAACTCTCTGGTCTCTCGATCCTTTCTGAACCTTCACATGCAATGACATTTAGGACTGTAGAACGATAGATATCCCTCTCTAGGATCATTCTTGCCTCAGCATCCCGTGGAAGGGTTTTATCAATAACATCAAACAGTGCACTGTGGTGGTACATGACCTTTTTAAAACGTGTTAGAAAGAAGGGGGTAATGTATGATCCATTCACAACTCCATGGATGAAAACTTTTGGCTTCAGCATTCTTATTGTATTGAGAACCCTATTCCTGGCACTGTTTATGGATACTGTCTCATCACCAAGATTCTTCAGGCAGTATATACAGTTGACTATGACCACATCGTCTTTCTCAATCTTGAAATCGTCTATCTTTATAGTTTCCCATTTTGATGATATTCCCTGATATTCAAAAGGTATATTGAACATGCTAGCATAATCAGCCAATCGCGGTCCTGTATTCTTACTCGATTCATTTGGTCGAAAACCTGGTTGGGGTTGCTCAATGCCTGTAATTCGAACCATAGGAGGTCCACCTTCCCTCTTTGCGAGTTGCTCAAATAGTGATGGCCATTGAAAACCAAAGCAAATGCCAAAATCGATAATGTGCACCCGAGGTTTTCCCTTTGAGACATCAATGATGGTCTTATTTGAGAAATAATATGGTACCCTCGAGAAAGGCGATATTGCTATACATAAATGGAATACCTTTAAAATGTCAACTGCCTTCCTTCTTTTCGCCATCATTTTGCGATACAGTTGGCTCCCAGTTCCAGCTAATCGTACCTCAAGGCAGTCCGCTAGGCAGAATGCTAGCCTCTGAGAATCGTCCCCACTCGTTGAAGCATGTTGCCTAATGATGCTCAATATGTCACTCGCTAAGGTATGATTATTTACAGACACTGCTTGTGCACAATGGATAAGGAGGGTTCTGAGATCCACCATCTCTTTCCTCTGTTGCTTCTTACCTTTTTTTATTTCGCTGAGCTGATGTTCTTCCCTGGTCACTATGTGAATTTATGGTTGATCAATTTGTCATAGCTTCTTGTAAAACAATACCTTGCTCTACTGGTTCATGCTCAGAGCAGAGTAGAACTTTATCGAAAATCTCGTCTCGAGTCGGCTCATTGAAAGAAATGGCAAACTGCTTGTTACTCCTTCCTTCTAACAAATCAAGGTCTTCCTTGTGCGAATTCATTTTCCGGCATTGAACCTCAAaaaatgcatgctttcttgacTCTCCAACATTGATCTGAAGTGATTGGTTATATCTATTGTTGTTTTCGACAATGGAAAGGCCACCAGCATTCAAACCAAGCTCCGTTGTATATGTATCCTGAGTGAACTGTCTTATATCTCCAACAATGTCAGACAAACTCCATGGAGCTTCAAAAGCTTGCAAGTTGTCATTGTAGTGGTTATTACCTGAGCTAATAGCTACAGAGCAGTTACTGCATGGCTGCCCATTAAACTTACTGATGCTACCATCAGGAGTATTCGGGTGGTCACAGCTACAGACTGGTAGTAGTTGAGTATTAGCTGGATAATTTTGTCCAACAAGTTTATACAATGGCTCCTCCATAGCTCTAAGTGCAGACTTACCATGATGTGATTTGAACTTTTCATCGCTGTCCTCCTGCATCAACAGCTTGTTTATAGTAGTTGATGTATCTGAGTTGATCCAACTTTCCTCTGAATATTCTGCCACGTTGGTTCCATACCAATCTGGTGTCACGTTGCTACTGACTTCACAGGATTGGGGAGCATATATTTTACTCGAAGAGGATGCGCTCGATGCAACACAGGCGTCATTGTTAACCGTAGTTGCCACTGGTGGAAAATGGTCAATGGAGCTTGTTTGGTGGAATACTAAATCCAAATCACTATACTTGTTAGCTGGATCCATGAATTTCAGAGAAGAGGCATAGCACCCGGGAGTATTTGCTATGCCGTGTGGGAAGTTAGAACTAAATCTGCCGTTGCACTCCACTGGTTGGTTGGGTGTTTGATTTTTGCAGAAAATTCATATTGTCCCATACACAAGATTGTCTAGAACTGCATTGTAAACAATGAACTTAGTATGTGAAACCAAAACTGATGTAGATAAAGTACGTCATATATCCTTCTACTCTCTGTCTTTTCTATCAGGCGTAAATATAAGAGAAAATTAATCTTCCATTAATCATATTCTTGTAAGAGAAATTCTGAGAACAAGCACTGCATACGGGAAATTTATGAGTTATTGAAAATATCAATCTTCAAGTAATCAGAGCACATACTCAAGTTTCCATAGAGTGAGAAACGTCCAATCAAACCACAAACAATAGGCAGAAGAGAATGGATCTTGGTTTTGGTCATGTAATGAATCATCTCGCTTCTGTAAAGTTTTTATAGGGCAGAAGGTTCAATAATTGAATTATGAATTTAAGGAGTCAATTGAGTAAAGTTGTGAGGTGGAGTAACTCGTAAAGGTACTTTATTAAAAGTACCGTTAAGTCATAATTTACAGGGGGGATTAGCTCAGTGATATGGACTACTTTGTTGAGATATGAAGGAGGTAGATGGGATCTCGCCCTCACGCTGGAGGCTCTGAGATTAATCCTCTACTTCTTCCTTGACCTAATTGGATACATGGGGCCTCTATTAAATAGAGGTGACTCACCCTAACCTATCGGCGACGCTACAGTGCCACGTGCTACAGTATCGCGCTGCTGTTCATGGGCTGCATTGCTCGTGGGCCAGGGCCTCTAGCCAGCCCACTTCCCATAACACTTCACCACCCCCTCGAAGACAGCTCGTCCTCAAGCTGGAAGGCCACCAATGCTGAAATCTTGAAACTCCAGTTGATGCGGATGACGAAGAGGAGGGCAACGAATCATCTGGCTGCTGAAGGAGCTGCACGCCCAACTTGCTGCAGGGAGACCCAGGTGGTGTGCTCGGAGGTATTGACGAGGCGACCGCGTGTGGCCACGCCGGGGGTGGCGCCTAGGACACCGTGGGTGGCGCTGTTGTCGCATGTGGCTGTGCAAGCGCAGACGCGCGGGAAGGCAGGGGACCGATGAGACAGATGGCGTCGCCCCTGTTGATGACGTCTTTCGTCCGAGGAGCCTGGAGCTGCAGGTGGCGAGGTCGTCGGTAGGTGCGGAGCTGTTGATGGCTCCAGGGTGTATCTGGCGGGTCGGCCCGCGGACGCACCAGAGGCGGCGCTGGTATGCTGGCCAGTGGTTGCGCCAGGACCTGCGCTGGCAATGCCGGCGCTGGCCGGCTAGCCCGCGAACTCCCCAGgggtggcgccggcggggaaACACGCGAGTCCTCCCGTCGGACAACAGACGTCAGTCCTAGGAAAGCGCCGGATGGCCCGGTGGAAAGGCGCGGTCGTGGAGTCCGAAGATGGGCCGCGCCTGGCGTGGCGGCCGCCGGAGACGAGGCCGTGTGTGGCGCGATGGTGGGGCCACGCGAGGTACGCCCGATGCCGGAGCCGCCGCGACACACACGGTGTGGCGAACGCCAGGGGCGAGGCCACGCGAAGGGCGCGGGTGCGGATGGAGGCCGGCGCTTGCGTAGGCGTGAACAGCGGCACGCAAGATGCAGCAGACGCCGGAGGCGCCGGCAACGGGGAAGCCGCGCGTGATGCGTTGAATCCCGAACACGAGACCGCGTCGCCGTAGACACTGGTGGAGCCGTTGCCGTAGATGTGGCCGCGGTAGTTGGCGCAGacaaggacgccggcgcgggGACGGGCGCCGTGGCCGCACGGGGTGCGGGTGCGACCGTCGAAATCGCAGATGCCGCCGGATTTGGTGAATCAGATGCCAGAGGGGCTGATGCTGAGGGTGATGCAGACGATGATGTCTGCGGCCCGAAACGCTTGTTGATGCCTTCGACGAAGTCCGACCAGGACGGCTCGCCGTGGTTCTTCTCGAGGTGGAAGTACCACTGGGCTGCGGCGCCCTCGAGGTAGAAGGCGGTCGTCCAGACTTGCAGTGACGCCGGAGTGCCCTGGGAGCGAAAAAACTGCTCACACTTGTGGAGCCAGCCCAGGGGATTTTCGGCGCCGTCGTACTTGGGAAAGCGTAGCCTGTGGACTGGCGGCGACGGAGATGCAGCccgcggcgctgccgccgccgccgcggaggacgGTGGCGATGTAGATGTCGAAGCCGCTGGTGGTGATGGAACCGAAGGAGACGTGCCGATGGCGTCGATCTTGGCAAGGAGCCTCTGGAACCAGGCGTCATGGGTGAGAGATTCTCCCATGATCACAGGAGAGGGGAGGGACGAACAGATGCAATCTGATCATGTCTGAATTGGATTAGGGGTGGGA from Panicum virgatum strain AP13 chromosome 9K, P.virgatum_v5, whole genome shotgun sequence encodes:
- the LOC120650415 gene encoding scarecrow-like protein 9, with translation MVDLRTLLIHCAQAVSVNNHTLASDILSIIRQHASTSGDDSQRLAFCLADCLEVRLAGTGSQLYRKMMAKRRKAVDILKVFHLCIAISPFSRVPYYFSNKTIIDVSKGKPRVHIIDFGICFGFQWPSLFEQLAKREGGPPMVRITGIEQPQPGFRPNESSKNTGPRLADYASMFNIPFEYQGISSKWETIKIDDFKIEKDDVVIVNCIYCLKNLGDETVSINSARNRVLNTIRMLKPKVFIHGVVNGSYITPFFLTRFKKVMYHHSALFDVIDKTLPRDAEARMILERDIYRSTVLNVIACEGSERIERPESYKKWKLRNKKAGFEQLQLNPDTVEGTRAMVKQYHKDFVINEDDQWLLLGWKGRILYGMAT